GCATCTTATATTGGCCTCAAACAATAAAAGGAAAAAATAAAGATATGAATGTTGTTTTAATCATATATTTGACATTTTACACAAGATCAGCTGAGTGTTCTGAACGGTGAGGTGGCATGAGGCAGCCTCTGATTGGTGGCCACATGTGAGGCAGCCGCTGATTGGTGGGCACATGTTAGGACGCCTGTGATTGGTGCTGATTCCAGCCACTCTTGTAGCAGGAAGCAGTATATGTCACTGAGTCTATCTAGGAAAGTAATCAGAGCTCTCTGAGGCATTAATTAGTAGGATTTGTGGGATGAATGTCTTGGTCTTACCTCAGTCAGGTGTTCTGTGTGACAAACTGCTTATGAGCCTCTAAGACAACTacagtcaatacgacggtcatcaACAGTCAGAAAATCAGTGAAATGTTTCTGTTAATCACTCTGTAAAAGAAGTTAAAAACGTTCAACTTTTTCTTTATCAGTTTGGCcaattatacataaatatattcgtgtgATGTGTTGAACTGAACACCTTGACACCGGCGCCTGACCTTTCCTGACAAGCCCAGAGTGTTACCAGTGGTAGAGTGACTGGGGAGTGACTGGGGAGTGACTGGGGAGTGACTGGGGAGTGCGTGGGAGTGCGTGGGAGTGACTGGGGAGTGCGTGGGAGTGCGTGGGAGTGACTGGGGAGTGCGTGGGAGTGACTGGGGAGTGCGTGGGAGTGCGTGGGAGTGACTGGGGAGTGCGTGGGAGTGACTGGGGAGTGCGTGGGAGTGACTGGGGAGTGCGTGGGAGTGACTGGGGAGTGCGTGGGAGTGACTGGGGAGTGCGTGGGAGTGACTGGGGAGTGCGTGGGAGTGACTGGGGAGTGCGTGGGAGTGACTGGGGAGTGCGTGGGAGTGACTGGGGAGTGCGTGGGAGTGACTGGGGAGTGCGTGGGAGTGACTGGGGAGTGACTGGGAGATGGAGGCGCGATGAATTTGGAAAATAATTTAATTGAATTAAGAAATAAGCATAACGAGGTTCATCATTCgtaatgagagagaagggggacgtCAGTCTCACACACAGAAACAGacaggcaaacacacacacacacacacacacacacacacacacacacacacacacacacacacacggcgttcaggaacctgtgtaaggaatcattcagaatcttgtacaccacatatgtaagaccaatcctggagtatgcggccccagcatggagcccgtaccttgtcaagcacaagacgaagctggaaaaagtccaaaggtatgctactagactagtcccagaactaagaggcatgagttatgaggaaaggctgcgggaaatgcaccttacgacactggaagacagaagagtaaggggggacatgatcacaacctacaaaatcctcaggggaatcgaccgggtaaacaaggatgaactattcaacactggtgggacgcgaacaaggggacacaggtggaagctgagtacccaaatgagccacagagacgttagaaagaactttttcagtgtcagagtagttagtaaatggaatgcattaggaagtgatgtggtggaggctgactccatacacagtttcaaatgtagatatgatagagcccaataggctcaggaatctgtacaccagttgattgacggttgagaggcgggaccaaagagccagagctcaacccccgcaagcacaattaggtgagtacacagagtcagagacagacagagagatagacacagacagaaagagagagatataaaAGATAAGTGAGAGAGCAGGCAgtatgaggagcagcagcagcagtacacacagtGGTACTGTGACTACTGAACTAAGTAACCAGGAAAAAGCAAACAACACACAATAACaaacacaggaggaggaggaggaaaggcgTCATGACCTTCAAACACGAAAGAAAGTCAACAGAATAGAAGATAAATGTTAGGAAGGAAGAATGGAAGTGAGAGAACCAATAGAGACTGCGAGCGACCGTCACCAGGAGGTCAGCTCCAGCAGACTTTGATCCTCAGACAACACACACACCGACGACAGGTTAATGCCTCCTGCTTAGATGCTCTATGGAATATCAACGCCTCTAACACCTCTAGTATAGAGCTGTTAAATACAGAGCCACTAGTCAGGACTTAGAGTTAATGTCACTACATTAGGAGTCTTAAACAGTCATTAAAACGAGACACTTAAGGGAGCTCAATAAGGATCCGGACAACTCACAAATCAAAGGGttgctattaatatataatatttcagTCTAAAGGTTCACATCAGTGTTCTTCAGATCACATATTAAGTAACAGGAGACCAGAAAGGCTTTTACCAGAATCCTCCCGCTATGCCAGTGTCTAATACTCTTACATAATACCATAGTGGAACTTCAAAGCCTTCTGCCTTCAGACCTGCAATCAAAGGAGCTTCAGTCAGGTCAAAAGAGTATACAAGAACTCTCTGTGAACCTTCAGAGAGTCGTCGGTAGAGGCAAGAGTCGTGCTGTTTACACTCTCTCAGCCCCCTGGACCAGCGGCGGCATGCTGTCCCTCTTCTTGTGCGTGTGCTGAGTGGAGACGCTGCCGCTGCGGGCATCGAGGACAACCTCGTGGCGATGTCGCGAGCGAGATCGAGTCCGAGATCGCGAACGGCGAGGATGCATCGAGGAGGAGCGAGGTAGCCTCATGTTGGTCCCCAGGAGAATGACGATGATTGCGGCGTAGAACACCACGATAACCTGCGGGGGAGAACACTGTTAGCTCGGACTCTCAGGGGAGAACACTGCTTGTTACCTCGGACTCACAATGATCACAAACGTTACTCTGAGGCTGAGACTGGTAGCACACACTCTACAACACAGGCAAAAGCTTTCCCGTTTTGTTTAATCCAACTCTATCTGAGCTGTGTTTAGAGGCTACCAGCTCTACCTCTCAGGGCTCCCACAGCTCTAATATAGTTCAGCTATATTAGACCTTATAGTAGCAGCATATTATAGTCAGCAGGGAAGCTAATGTTCTGCAGTAATGTGTTCACTTAAACAACTTTAAAGGCGGAGCTCAGGAACTAGCGCCTGATCATGCAGTCACTGGTGCGTGTGTACACAGGAATGGTTGAGtgccccacacactctcactctcacactctcactctcacactcacactcacactcacactcacacactcacactcacactcacactcacacactcacagcgacGAAGATGGCGGCCTCTGCGGAGATCTCTGTGGCGGTGGGCAGGGTGGGTGGGTCCTGGACCTGCGCCATGTAGGTGGGCACGCCCACCCTCGCCCCACCTCTCGCCCCACCTGCCAGCACACACCCTAGCctgtaacacaaataataatcctGGAAAAATGTTCTTTGTTGCATCTGTGTCAGTGAGGTGAGGCTACAGGTGACGCATCATTAGTCATAATAATTACAGTGTGAACTGTATCATTAAATAATTCTGTAACACACAAACATTAAGCCTCGTGCTTGAGGCGTCACGTGCCCGCTCTTCACAACAACTTGTCaacattatttatatttaaatgatATAATTATACACATTATTCATATTttgtaaaacattttttttttacataaagaAAAGTGGAAAAGtttttaggcgtcagaccaaaaactaaaaaaattagtaaatgaactttggagagttaatatttcaattaccaccgacagtgaagataaacgtaagaaatattgagttcTTCAATTCTCtcttcctcaccccccctcccccatatgTCCCTTCCTCCTCCAattctaccctccttctcctcctcgtgTCTCTTCTTCCTCTCGCTGTCTCTTCCTCTACATCTTCACTATTCATGCTGTCAGTCTTCCCCCATGTcattccctcctcctcctacctccACTATTCCTCCTCCCTTACCTCTTCCTTATTCTCTTTCTGTTGTGTTCTTCCTCCTGAGCTTCACCCGCGCTACTTATTACTTTTACCTCCAGGTCCTTATTCGTCTTTGCCCCTTTGTTTTTATCTTACTCCTCTTCTTCGGTCTTTATTCTCTCCTGTTTTTATTACATTCTTCTCTTCCTTCCGCTCCTATtggctcttccttctcctcctattGTTAACGTGTTCTCTTTTTATCTCCTGATAcgtattcctcctcctcctccatcctctgCGGCCTgcctctttctcttctttctcttcTATATCTTCCTGCAGCTTCTTCCCTCTTATTTCTTCCTCCTCTTCgtattgtctcctcttcctcattTTCCACCTATTGTTTATCATCCTTAGGCTTACTTTTATCCTCTATCTTCCTCCttttcttcctcctgctgctcctcctgctcctgcccctgctcctcctcctgctcctcctgctcctcataTATTAACCTGACATATACGACTCATATATTCAGCCAATTGATGATAATCAAGATTTATTCCTGTCATAAATATAGTTTTTATTCTCATGGGGACCAGAGTGACCTGGCGAGTGTGTGCTTGAGTGTTAGTGCttcatggtggtggtgcttgagtgtTAGTGCttcatggtggtggtgcttgagtgtTAGTGCttcatggtggtggtgcttgagtgtTAGTGCttcatggtggtggtgcttgagcgTTAGTGCttcatggtggtggtgcttgagtgtTAGTGCTTCACggtggtggtgcttgagtgtTAGTGCTTCACggtggtggtgcttgagtgtTAGTGCTTCACggtggtggtgcttgagtgtTAGTGCTTCACggtggtggtgcttgagtgtTAGTGCTTCACggtggtggtgcttgagtgtTAGTGCTTCATGTTGGTGGTGCTTGAGTGTTAGTGCTTCACGGTGGTGGTGCTCAAGTGTTAGTGCTTCACGGTGGTGCCCTGAAACGTGATCA
This portion of the Procambarus clarkii isolate CNS0578487 chromosome 59, FALCON_Pclarkii_2.0, whole genome shotgun sequence genome encodes:
- the LOC123768079 gene encoding uncharacterized protein produces the protein MWSDNSHAQGFPPGYSFPHGPALDRLCQHSRLGCVLAGGARGGARVGVPTYMAQVQDPPTLPTATEISAEAAIFVAVIVVFYAAIIVILLGTNMRLPRSSSMHPRRSRSRTRSRSRHRHEVVLDARSGSVSTQHTHKKRDSMPPLVQGAERV